Below is a window of Spelaeicoccus albus DNA.
GGCGTGAACCGCAACTCAGGATCGGCGGTCAAGTTGCCGACGATCGTGATGATTGTGTCGCCTGCCATATAGATTTCCCCTTAGGAGTTCGTCGGAACGGTCTGCCGGGCTCAGGCCTCCGGGCGGAGGATCTTCGTCCGGATCACCGTTTCATTGAGGCCGAGCTGGCGGTCGAGTTCTTTGGCAACGTCCGGCGTCGCGTGGAAATCGACGACGGCGTAGTAACCTTCAGTCTTCTTTTGGATCTCGTAAGCGAACCGGCGGCGTCCCCACACGTCGACGTTGTCAACGGTTCCACCGTTTTCCGGGATCACCGTGATGAGCTTGTCGATAGCGGGCTGGAGCGTGCGCTCTTCGAGCTCCGGGTCGAGAATGACCATCATTTCGTAATGACGCAAGTAAACCCACCTCCTTTGGTCTGTAGCGGCCACGGTCTTTCCGTGGCAGGAGGGTTGTTGCATCGTCTGCGTACACAGACCTCCCCACAATACCGGGCAGCCGGTGTTTTCGGCCAATCCATCGCCGAGAGTGGAGTTGTTGTCGGTTTTCGGTCCCGAAAACCGACAACAACTCCACTCTCGGCGCTTGGACGGAAGGGGCGCCCGGCGGGGTTCGGCGGTGCGGAGGACGGCGCGGTGTCAGTCGACGGGCTCGCTGCTCATGCGGTCGCCGATGAACTCGAGCACTGCCGGGTCGTCGGTGACCAACCGGTCCACCTCTTCACCGGCCGTACACGTCATCAATCCGATTGTCGCCACCCCGTCGGACCGGAAGAGTACCTGCCAGATCGCCCCGCTGTCCTCCCAGCGCCGCAGCTTCTCCACCCCCGGGCTCACGCCTCCGTCACTCATCGCCGGCCGCCGTCGACGCTTCCATCTGGTCGGCGATCGCCGAAACGACCGACGAGTCGGCAAGCGTCGTCACGTCGCCCAACTCGCGATGTTCGGCGACGTCAAGCAGCAATCGGCGCATGATCTTGCCGGACCGGGTCTTCGGCAACTCGGGCGTCAGCAAGATCTGCCGGGGCCTGGCGATCTTGCCGATCTGTCTGGCTACCGTGGCCCGCAGATCGTCGACGAGCGCCGCGCCGGCATCGCCTTCTTCGTCCACTCCCGCCTTGATCGACACGAAAGCGACGATTCCCTGGCCGGTCACGGCGTCCGAAGCACCGACCACCGCGGCCTCGGCGACGCTCGGGTGCGAGACCAATGCCGATTCGACCTCGGTCGTCGAAATGCGATGCCCGGAAACGTTCATGACATCGTCGACGCGGCCAAGCAGCCAAAAATCGCCGTCCTCGTCCTTCTTCGCACCGTCGCCGGCGAAATAGACGCCCTCGAACTTCGACCAGTACGTCTTTTTGTAGCGCTCGTCGTCGCCCCAGATTCCGCGAAGCATTCCGGGCCACGGCTCGGTGATCACGACGAACCCGGCCTCACCGTTGGCCACGGCCCGGCCCTCGTTGTTGACGACATCGGCGCTGATTCCCGGGAACGGCTGCATGGCCGCGCCCGGCTTGGTCCGAGTGATGCCGGGGAGCGGGGTGATGAGCACGCCGCCGTTCTCGGTCTGCCACCACGTGTCGACGACCGCCGTCTTATTGCCGCCGATGTTCTTCCGATACCAGATCCAGGCTTCCGGGTTGATCGGCTCGCCGACCGACCCGAGGATCCGCAGCGACGACAAGTCGTGCGCCCGCGGGTACTCCTCGCCCCATTTCATGAACGTACGGATGGTTGTCGGCGCCGTGTAAAGGATCGTCACCTTGTAGTCTTCGATGATCTTCCACCACCGGTCCTTGCCGCCGGCGTCCGGAGCTCCCTCGTACATGACGGACGTGACGCCGTTGGCCAACGGTCCGTACACGATATAACTGTGGCCCGTCACCCAGCCGATGTCCGCCGCCGTCCAGAACACGTCGGTCTCCGGCTTCATGTCGAAAATCAGCCGGCAGGTCGCCGACACGTGCGTGAGATACCCGCCCGTCGTGTGCAAAACACCCTTTGGCTTGCCGGTCGTGCCGGACGTGTACATCACATACAGCGGATGCTCGGCGTCGAACATCTCGGCAACGTGCTCCGGGCTTGCCGAATCGACGACGTCGTGCCACCACACGTCGCGCCCATCGGTCCAGTCGACGTCCTGCTCGGTGCGCCGGACGACGAGCACCGACCGTACGTCCGGGCATTCGCTGACGGCCTCGTCAACGGCGGGTTTGAGCGGATTGATCGAGCCCTTGCGCCAGCTGCCGTCCGCCGTGATGACCACGTGCGCATCACAGTCGATGATGCGCGTCTTCAAAGCGTCGGCCGAATAACCGGCGAACACGACGGTGTGCGGTGCCCCCAACCGAGCGCACGCGAGCATGGCCACGACGGTCTCCGGGATCATCGGCATGTAGATCGCCACCCGGTCGCCCGCCCTCACGCCCAGATCGGTCAGTGCATTTGCGGCGCGGCACACGTCG
It encodes the following:
- the rpsF gene encoding 30S ribosomal protein S6, with amino-acid sequence MRHYEMMVILDPELEERTLQPAIDKLITVIPENGGTVDNVDVWGRRRFAYEIQKKTEGYYAVVDFHATPDVAKELDRQLGLNETVIRTKILRPEA
- the acs gene encoding acetate--CoA ligase: MTTPDPELSALLHESRQFDPPAELAAHANAQPDVYQRAKEDRLGFWADQARRLTWDREWDDVLQWELPYAKWFVGGTLNAAVNCVDRHVDAGNGDRVAFHWVGEPEDDTRAITYRQLKDDVCRAANALTDLGVRAGDRVAIYMPMIPETVVAMLACARLGAPHTVVFAGYSADALKTRIIDCDAHVVITADGSWRKGSINPLKPAVDEAVSECPDVRSVLVVRRTEQDVDWTDGRDVWWHDVVDSASPEHVAEMFDAEHPLYVMYTSGTTGKPKGVLHTTGGYLTHVSATCRLIFDMKPETDVFWTAADIGWVTGHSYIVYGPLANGVTSVMYEGAPDAGGKDRWWKIIEDYKVTILYTAPTTIRTFMKWGEEYPRAHDLSSLRILGSVGEPINPEAWIWYRKNIGGNKTAVVDTWWQTENGGVLITPLPGITRTKPGAAMQPFPGISADVVNNEGRAVANGEAGFVVITEPWPGMLRGIWGDDERYKKTYWSKFEGVYFAGDGAKKDEDGDFWLLGRVDDVMNVSGHRISTTEVESALVSHPSVAEAAVVGASDAVTGQGIVAFVSIKAGVDEEGDAGAALVDDLRATVARQIGKIARPRQILLTPELPKTRSGKIMRRLLLDVAEHRELGDVTTLADSSVVSAIADQMEASTAAGDE